From Longimicrobium sp.:
CAGCGAGTATCCCGCGACCGCCAGCCGACTCCCGTCCACCTCCGGGCGGGCGGCCAGGTAGCGGAGCGAGAGCGAGCACTCGGACACCGCCTGCCGCCAGATCTTCATCAGCGCCAGCGGGTTGCGGCTCGCCTGCGCCTGCACCGGGTCGTTGCGCGTGCCGTGCAGCGGGAGGTCGATGGAGAGCGAGGCGATCCCCCGTTTGAGGAGCGCGGCGCCCACGCCCTCGCTCATGTGCTCCTTGCGAGAGGTGTAGCCGTGCAGGAGCAGCGCGGCCGGGGCGGGCGTGCGGTCGCGGGGCACCAGGAGGACCGCCGGCACCGGATCGCCCGTGGTGCGGAAGTCCACCACGATCCTCCGCCCGCCGTCCCACGGCCCCTCGGAGCGCGTCGTCTGATGGATTTGCTTCTTGAACATGCGCCCGGTTTTGGCAAGAAGGCTGCCGGGAGCGGGTCACCGCTTGTTGTGCACGAGACGCGCGGGTAAACTTGCGGGCACACGTTCTTCCTTCACCCGACGGACATCAGAATGCGTTTCTTTGCGGGGTTCGCCCTCATCGTCCTCCTGGCCGCGTGCGGTGGCGTGGAGTTCGACCCCGGCCAGTACGACGTCACCGGCCGCTGGACCGGGACCACGCTCGCGGATACGTCCCGCTACGACTTCGACCTCGATCTCACGCAGAACGAGGAGGAGATCTCCGGGAGCGGCACGGTGCGCGTGCGGGGGCAGACGGTGCAGGTGCGGGTGGACGGGATCTTCGGCTTCCCCAACGTGGACCTGACGCTCAGCGCGCCGGGGTTCGTGCCGCTGACCTTCGACGCCGCGTTCCGGCGCGACACCATCGCGCCCCCCAGCGGCACGACGCCGGCCGTGCTGCGCGAGAACCGCCACGCAATCGCGGGCTCGTTGACCACCTCCGCGCTGGAGGGCGTCCCGCTGCTGATCCAACGCGACACGCTCTGACGCTGGACCCATCGCGGGCCTCGCGGCGTACACATCCGCCACACCCCAACGCGGAACATCGATGCTGAAGAAGACCCTCGTGGCGGCCGCGCTGGCCGCCCTCGTCGCCGCACCGGCGGCGGCGCAGTACGACGTCGCCGCGCCCGCGCCCGCCCGCTACGACCGCGCGGCGACCGGGCGCGCCACGCTGGCGCACCTCCAGAACCTGATCCGCCTCAACACCCAGAACCCTCCGGGGAACGAGGCGCTGACGGCGGCCTACTTCGACTCCGTCTTCCGCACCGTGCCCGGCGTGGAGACGCACGTGCTGAACGTGGCGCCGGGGCGCGCCAACTTCGTGGCCCGGCTCCGCGCGGCGCGCGCCACAAAGAGGCCCGTCATCGTCATGGGGCACATGGACGTGGTGGGCGCGGACAGCACCAAGTGGGAGACGAACGCCTTCGTCCCCACCATCCGCGGCGCGCACCTGTACGGCCGCGGCGCAATCGACGACAAGGGGATGCTGGCCGCCGCGCTGGTGGCCATGCAGGAGCTGTCACGCGACCGGGGGCGGATGACGCGCGACGTCATCTTCCTGGCGACGGCGGCGGAGGAGGGCGGCCCGAATGTTGGGATCGACAGCGTGGTGGCGCACCACCGCGAGCTGCTGGGCGGCGCCGAGTTCGCGCTCAACGAGGGCGGGCGCATCCGCGTGCGCGAGGGCACCATCCGCACCGTGAACATCCAGACGACGGAGAAGGTCCCCTACAACGTCGTCGCCACGGCCACGGGCACGGGCGGGCACGGCTCCATTCCGCTTCCCGGCAACGCGCTGGCGGCGCTGGCCCGCGCCGTGACCCGCGTGCACGAGTGGAAGCCGCCCGTGCGCCTCATCGAGACGTCGCGGCTCTACTTCAGCCGCCTCGCCGCGACGGAGCGGAATCCCGAGATGCGCGCCGCGATGCAGGCGCTGACGGCCCCCGGCGCCACACAGGCGCAGATCGACCAGGCCGCCGCCACGCTGTCGCGCGAGCCGCTGCACAACGCGGTGCTGCGCGCGGGCGCCTCGCTCACCCTGCTCAACGGCGGCTTCCGCTCCAACGTGATCCCGTCCGAGGGGAAGGCGACCTTCAACGTACGCATCGTCCCCGGCGACGACATCCGCCAGATCGTGGCGGAGATGAACCGCGTGGGCGGCGAGCCGTCGGTGCGATTCGCGGTGGACGGCGACCCGCTCCCCGCGCCCGACCCCTCGCCCGTCGCCACGGACCTGTACCGCTCGATGGAATCCGCCGCGCGCGCGATGGCGCCCAACGCGGTGGTGCTCCCCTTCATGTCCACGGGCGCCACGGACGGCGCGGTGCTGCGTGGCGCGGGGATCCCGACCTACGGCATCCTCCCCATGCCGCTCGCGGAGGAGGACGAGATCCGCATGCACGGCGACAACGAGCGCGTGCCGGTCGCGGCGCTCGGGTGGGCGACGGAGTACCTGTACCGGGTGCTGAGCGGGGTGGTGCGGTAGGCCCCCACCCCCCGGCCCCCTCCCCCGCACGCGGGGGAGCGTGGGGGAGGGGGAGAACAGCGGGCCCGGGGCTGACATCGGCGGGGCGAGTCCGCGAAGGCGGACTTCCTGCTGTTGTTGCCGCGACTTCAGTCGCCAGGCCCGGGAGGCACTGCTTTCCTCCCTGCCCGGTTCTTGCCCAATTCGAATCCCGACGCGCATGCGCCGGGCTTCGTCATTTGGGGCGATGCCGTTGTGGGGATTGCGGTTGCGGATCGGCGGGGTGCGGAGCGTGCGCTTGGTTCCGTCCTCCACGGCGGACGGTCACTTCTACCAACAAGGGACAGGGGAACATGAAGAAGGGAATCTTTGCGGGGCTGGTGATCGCGGCGGCGGCGCTGGCGGGGGCGGATGCCGCGCAGGCGCAGAGCACGATTCCGATCTCCGTCGAGGGGCGCCTCGACCTGGGCGTTCCGGTGGGCGATGCGGCGGACGTGCTGGAGCCGGGGGTAGGGTTCGGGATCACGGGCGCGTTCCAGCTCACCCCGCTCTTCGGGCTGTACGGCGGGTGGAGCAGCTTCGAGTTCGATGTGGACGGGCTGGATGACGAGCTCACGTCCGACGGCTTCGAGCTGGGCGGGCGGGTGACGCTGGGGACCGGCGGCGGGATCTACAACCCGTACTTCCAGCTCGGCGCGCTCTTTCAGGACGACGAGACGGGGCTGGAGGCGGGCCTCGGCGGCTTCTACCCGGTCGGGCAGAACCTGTCGCTGACCCCGATGGTGCGCTACCGCACCATCGACGAGCTCGACTACCTGACGATCGGCGTGGGGCTCAACCTCCGCTTTTGAGGGCATCACACAGAGGACACGGAGGGGAACTACAATGCGCAGAGAACCTCTTCTTTTTTGCTTGCTGTAACTCTCTGTGTCTCTGTGTGAGGAACAACGAGGCCCGGTCCCAGGAAGAGGCCGGCCTTTCGCGCTGATACGGACGGGGCATGCGCGGTGCGATTGCGAGCGGCACGGCAAATCAAAGGAGGATCCCTTGCTGCTGGACCATTCGCACCCGGACTGCACCGGAAGCTGGACGCTCCACGGAGAGGGCCGCGGCGGGTGCACGGTGGCGTGCGCGCGGTGCGGGGCCGCGTACCCGCGCAGCGCCTGGGCCGAGGACGCCGGCGAGCGCGAGCACGAGCTGGCGCGCCTCCTGGCCTTTCTGGAGCGGCGTGGCCGCGCGATCCTCGCCGGGACCAGAGCCCCCGGCCCTTCCTCGCGCTGGACCAAGCTCCATGGCGAGCCTTGAGCACCCCCAGCAGACGAGCCGGATGACGTTCGACGCAGAACGGGACCTTCTCCACGAAGCGTACGCCCTTCCCGCACTCACCACCCGCAAGTTCACCCACGCCGAGCTGTGGCAGATCCTCGGCACGCTGGTGGACGAGGCGGGCTGCCTTTCGCGCGAGGAGATCGGGCGCTCCGCCGAGGACCGGCCGCTCTACGCGGTGCGTTTCGGAAGCGGCCCGCTGCGCGTCCTCCTCTTCAGCCAGATGCACGGCGACGAGCCCAGCCACACGATGGGCCTCGCCGATCTCCTCTGCTACTTCGCGCGCGAGCCGGACGACGAGCGGGTGCGCCGCCTGGCGGAGGGGCTGACGATCGCCGCCATCCCCATGCTGAACCCGGACGGGGCAGAGCGCTTCATCCGCACCAACGCGCAGGGGATCGACATCAACCGCGACGCCCGCGCCTGGCGCACGCCGGAGATGCGGGCGTTCAAAAAGTTCCACGACGAGTTCCGCCCCGACTTTGTCCTGAACCTGCACGACCAGGACGTGCGCAAGCGGGTGGGGAAGGAGGGCGGGATCACGGCGCTCGCCATGCTGGCCACGCCGGGGAATCCGGACATGGAGGACGACGAGCGGCGCATCCGCGCGAAGCGGCTGTGCGGCGCCATCCGGCGTGCCGTGGAGCCGCTGGCGGAGGGGCGCGTGGCGCGGTTCCAGGAAGAGTACAACCCCGCCGGCTCCGGCGAATACACCCAGCGCTCGGGCGCGGCCTCGCTGCTGCTGGAGTGCGGCTACTGGCCGGACGACGCTGAGAAGCAGTTCCTGCGCAAGCTCAGCTTCGTCGCCATCCTGACCGCACTGGAGGCGCTGGCGGACGGCAGCTACGAGCAGGTGCCGGTGGAGGAGTACGAGTCACTGGAGGAGAACGACACCAGCGTCTTCGACCTGCTGGTGCGCGGCGGGACCGTCGTGGTGCCGGGGCTGGAGCCCTTTCGCGCGGACGTCGGGGCCAACTTCGCCACACCGCTCGATGTCACCGGCGGCGCCACCGCGTCGGTCGGCGACCTGGCGGACTACACGGCGCGCGTGGTGGTGGAGGCGGAGGGGTGCTTCGTCCACCCCGAGCCCGAGGCGATGGAGCGGGACGATGCGGGGCGCGCGTCGCTGGAGGAGGGGCTCCCCGCCTCGTACACCGTGCGCCGCGGCGCGGACGCGGAGAGCGACCTTGTCGCCATGATCCGCGAGGGCGTGCTGCGCGGCGCGGACGAGCGGGAGCCCGCCGATGCCGTCTGATCCGCGCGAGCTGGCGGATGGGCTCCGCCTGCGCGGCGTGGGTGCCCTGCGCGGCCGCAGCCTGTGGGCGCCCGGCCCCGCCGCCGTCGCGGAGGTGGAAGAGGGCGAGCTCGCCGGGACGACGTGCGCGGCAGTGGAGGGCTTCGCGGAGCGGCTGCGCGCCGTCCTCCCCGCCGTGGAGGTAGGTGACGGGTCGGCGTGGCCCGAGGTGATCGCGCGCGTGGCGTCCGTGCTCCAGGCGCAGGCCGGCTCGCCGCCCGCCTTCTGCCGCATCGCCCCCGCCGCCGGCGACGATCCCGCCGTGGTGGCGCTGGGCTTCGATGAAGAGGCGCTCGGGATCGAAGCCCTGCGCGAAGCCGCCGCCCTGGTACGCGAGTGCATCCGCGGCGAGGCGGTCGTAGTGGACAGAGTGGTCGGCGACCTCCGCGAGCTGTACGCGCGCACGCACCCCGGCCCCACGGGCTCGGTGCTGATCGCGGAAGCGCGCCGCCGCGGAATCCCGGTGCGCCGCGCCCCGGGCGACCGCGTGGTGCAGCTCGGCCTGGGCCGCAACCTCCGCCGGCTGGACGCCGCGATGACGGACTTCACCAGCGTCATCGCCACCGACATCACCTCGGACAAGCACCGCACCAAGGAGATCCTGGAGCGGATCGGCCTCGCGGTCCCCGAGGGTGAGGTGGTCACCTCGCTGGACGACGCGGTCGAGCTGGCGGAGGACCTGGGATATCCCGTCCTCCTCAAGCCGCTGGACGCCAACGACGGCCGCGGCATCTCCGGCCGGCTGGACACGGAGGCCGCCGTGCGCGCCGCGTGGACCATCGCCGTCGCCGAGCATCCGCGGGTGATCGTGGAGCGCTTCGTCACCGGTCGCGACCACCGCGTGGTGGTGGTGGCCGGACGGGTGGTGGCCGTCTCGGAGCGCGTACCCGCGCACGTGGTGGGCGATGGGACGCGCAGCATCCGCGAGCTGGCGGAGGAGGAGAACCGCAACCCCAAGCGCAACCCGCACGATCCCGCCTCGCCCCTCGTCCCGCTCCCGCTGGACGACCTCACGGAGCGCTTCCTGGCGCGCACCGGCCGCACGCTGGACTCCGTTCCGGACGCGGGGGAGGCGGTGCAGCTCCGCGGCACCGCGAACATCTCCACCGGGGGCACCTCCATCGACCGCACCGACGAGATCCACCCCCGCAACCGCGCCCTGTGCGAGTTCGCGGCGGCGGCGGTGGGGCTGGACATCGCGGGAGTGGACGTGCTGACGGACGACGTGGGCGTGCCCTTCGATGAGAACTGCGCGGCGATCATAGAGGTCAACGCGTCGCCCGGCATCCGGATGCACACCGATCCGGACGTCGGCACGCCGCGCGACGTGCCCGGCGCCATCCTGGACATGCTCTACCCGCCCGGCAGCGAGACGCGCATCCCGGTGATCGCCATCACGGGGACCAACGGGAAGACGACGACGACGCGCCTGATCGCGCACCTCTTTCGGCACACGGGGCGGCGGGTCGGCTTCACCACCACGGACGGCGTCTACCACCAGGACGTCCTGCTGATGGAGGGCGACCTCACGGGCCCCTTCGCGGCCAACGTGGTGCTCTCCGATCCGCGCGTGGACGTGGCGGTGCTGGAGACGGCGCGCGGCGGCATCCTGAAGTCGGGGCTGGGCTTCGAGAGCTGCGACGTGGGCGTGGTGCTCAACGTGTCCGCCGACCACATGGGCCAGCGAGGCATCCACACGCTGGAGCAGCTTGCGGAGGTAAAGGCGGTGATCCCCGCCGCGGTGGCTCCCGGCGGCCACACCGTGCTCAACGCCGACGATCCGCTCGTCCTCGGCATGCGCTCCCGCACCCGCGGCGACGTGGTGCTGATCTCGGTCAGTGGCGAGGCGGAGAACCCTGCCGTCGCCGAGCACCTGGCGTCCGGAGGCGCGGCCGTCACGGTCGAGCTGGAGGATGGGCGGGAGAGCATCGTCCTGCGCCTCGGTTCCGAGCGGCTCCCCGTCGTCCCGGTCGCCGAGGTGCCGCTGACGATGGGGGGTGCGGCGCGTTTCCAGCTCGAGAACATCCTGGCGGCGACCGCGGTGGCGCACGCGCAGGCCATTCCGCCGGGCAAGATCGCCGAAGCGCTGCGCGCCTTTGTACCCTCGCGCGCCGCGACGCCGGGGCGGCTGAACGTGCTGCCGGTGCGCGGCGGCAAGGTGGTGGTGGATTACGCGCACAACCCGGCCGGGGTGCGCGGCCTCATCGACTTCGTGGTGCGCATGGATGCGCGGCGGCGGATCGGCGTCCTGAGCATCGCCGGCGACCGGCGCGACCAGGACATGCGCGAGATCGGCTCGATCTTCGCCGCGCTGGACCACGTGATCCTCAAGGAGAACGAGGCCTACCGCCGTGGCCGCCCCGTGGGCGAGGCCATGGGAATCCTGGCGGAAGGACTGGAATCCGGCGGCCTTCCCCCGGAGCGCTACGAAAAGGTGCTCGACGAGACGGAGGCCGTCATCCACGCGCTGCGGATGATCGAGGAGGGCGACGTGGTGGTGATCCTGGCCGCGGAGCCGGAAAAGGTGCTGGAGCAGGTGGAGGGGTTCAGCGGGTAGGCCCTCACCCCCGCTCGTTCCTCGCTGCCCCCTCTCCCGATAACAGGAGAGGGCTGCGCCCTCGCCGTTATCGAGAGAGGGGGCGTGGGGATGCACAGAACCCGTAGGGGCGCGATTCATAGCGCCTGCGCTTGCCCCGACTCGACCGCTGGGGGGGTCGTGCAGATTCGCATCAGCCAAGGGCGACGATGGCATCGCTCAACGTAGAGAAGATCCGCGAGGACTTTCCCGTGCTGCAGCGCAAAGTGCACGGGAAGCCGCTGGTGTACCTGGACAACGCGGCCAGCAGCCAGAAGCCGCAGGTGATGATCGACCGGATCGCAAAGATCTACGGGGAGGAGTATGCTCGCGCGGAGGAGGGGCACACCCTCAGCAAGGAGGCGACGAAGACCTTCGAGGACACCCGCAAGCGCGTGGCGGAGCTGATCAACGCGGCGAGGCCGGAGGAGGTCGTCTTCTGCCGCGGCGCCACGGAGGCCCTCAACCTGGTGGCGCGCTCCTTCGAGATGGACGGGCTCTCCAGGGGCGACGAGATCCTGCTGACCGAGATCGAGCACCACTCCAACATCATCCCTTGGATCCAGGCCGCGCGCGAGACCGGCGCGCACGTCCGCGCCGTGCCCATCGACGCGGCGGGGGACGTGGACCTGGAGCGGCTGGAGGCGATGCTCACCGACCGCGTGAAGGTGCTCGGGGTGAGCCACGTGTCCAACGTGACGGGCGGCGTGCAGCCGGTAAAGCAGATCACGAAGCTGGCCCGGGCGCGCGGCATCCCGGTGCTGGTGGACGGCGCGCAGGCGGTGCCGCACATCCCGGTGGACGTGCGCGACATCGGGTGCGACTTCTACGCGGCGTCAGGGCACAAGATGGGCGGCCCCTCCAGCGTCGGCTTCATGTGGGGGAAGATGTCGATGCTCAGGAAGATGCCGCCGGGCGACGGGGGGTCGCTGATGGTGAAGTCGGTGAGCTTCGACGACTACACCACCATGCCGCCCCCACACAAGTTCGAAGCCGGCGAGCCCGCCTTCAGCGAGGTCGCCGCCTGGGACCCGGCCATCGAGTACTGGCAGAAGCTCGGCCTGGAGAAGATCGCCGCCTACGAGCGCGATCTCGCCGCCTACGCCGCCCTCCGCCTCGGCGAGATCGAGGGCGTGCGCGTGCTGGGCAACCCCGCCGACCGCATCTCCATCGTGTCGTTCGTGGTGGAGGGCCAGCAGCCCAGCGATCTGGAGAAGAAGCTGGACAAGCAGGGGATCGCCGTCCGCGCCGGCAAGCTCGCCGCCGAGCCCCTCCTCCGCGCCCTGGGCGTCAAGGAAGCCGTGCGCGCCTCCTTCGTCTTCTACAACACCTTTGAGGAAGCGGACGCCCTCGCCGCCGCGCTGCGCAAGATCGCGTGAACGGAAGTGCGTGAGTGCTGCGGGATCAGGGGACTTCGATGATCCGCTTGGCGCGGTACGCCTCCAGGTGGACGACCCTCCCGCCTCGCAGTCCGATGCCCACGGCGAGGCGTTGTCCTCCGGTGAGGTAGCTCTGGTTGTACCGGCCCCAGATGCCGCGATCGCAGTCCGCACAGTTGTAGCCGAGCCACTCGTAGAGCGAGGCAGGGAACACCTCCACGGAGAATCCTTCCCACATCAGCGTGCTGACCGCGGTCTGCTGCGAGGAGCCGAGCGGCACGTGCGCCAGCACGACCGGGCTCACGTAGATGGCCCCTCCCGTGGATGGCACCCCCGGCGCCGTCAACATCTCGCGGACCAGCCCGCGCCCATCAAGGATGTGCTGGCGCGCGTAGTACGTCACAAAGAGCAGCAGCGCGGCAAGCACCCACCACCTCGCCGCGCCCTTTCTGCGCCCATCACCGGCATCGTCCTCTCGCATTGGCTTCCCCATCCCGCGAGTGGCTGGATCAAGCAGGAACGTAGGTCAGCCTGATCACATCCTCGTCGATCCGATCATGAGCGACGAGGCGGAGCGGCGGCCGCGGTCCGGCGAAATATGGCTTCCCGTGACCAAGCACGACCGGGTGCAGGTAGATCCGATACTCGTCGATCAGGCCAAGCTCGGTGAGGCTTTGCGCCAGCTGCGGGCCAGCAACTTCGATCTCCCCATCGCGCTCCGCCTTCAGCTCGCGGATCGCGCCCTCAAGATCATCCCCAACGAGCGTGGCGTTGGGGCCGACCGAACTCAACGTGCGCGAGACGACCCATTTCGGCTGGTTCCGCCAAGCCGCCGCGAAGGCGTGTTCGTCTGCATCCCATCCAGGCTGATCGTCGTCCCAGTAACGCATGATCTCATACATCTGGCGCCCGTACACACTGCCCGCCTGCCCCAGAGCCTCCTCGATGAAGTGGCGGAAGAGCGTGGGGCTTGGGCCAAACGCCATATGGTCGACGTAGCCGTCCAGGGACTGATTCATTCCGAACACGAGCTTAGCCATACCGACTTTCATCCTTGCGCGGGCACATCCGCAGCGGTTCTGAATTGTGTTCATGCAACCGGTTGTAACCCTTACACCGTCCCCCACACCCGCTTCCCGAGCGCCGAAAGCGCCAGCTCCACCGCCAGGTCCGCGGTGGCGTTGCTGCGGTCGAGGATGGGGTTTACCTCCACCAGGTCCAGGCCCACGATGCGGCCCGTCTCGGCGAGCATCTCGGCGGCGAGGTGGGCTTCGCGGTAGGTGAGGCCGCCGGGGACCGGGGTCCCCACGCCGGGGGCGTACATCGGGTCGATGACGTCCAGGTCCAGGCTCACGTAGATGCCGTCCGTGCCCAGCGACGCGCTGTCGATGGCGCGGCGGATCACCTCGCCGATCCCGTAGCGGTCGACGGCCTCCATGGAGTACACGGCGATCCCCGCGTCGCGCATCAGGTCGCGCTCGGTGGTGTCCAGGTCGCGCGCGCCCACCACGGCCACGTTCTTGGGGAGGATCTTGGGCGTGGACTCGGCGGTGCCGCCCACCGTCACCAGGTGCTCGTGCCCGATCCCGCAGAGCGCCGCCAGCGGCATCCCGTGGATGTTGCCGGTGGGGCTGGTCTCGTGCGTGTTGAAGTCGCCGTGCGCGTCCAGCCAGATCAGCCCCAGGTTGCGCCCCCGCGCCGCCCCGGACACGCTCCCCATCGAGATCGAGTGGTCGCCGCCCAGCACCAGAGTCACCGCTCCCTGGCGGGTGCTTTCCGCCACCTGGTCCCCCAGGCGCTGGCACACGGAGAGGATGGGCTCCAGGTACTTGAGCTTGGGGTCGCCGGTCTGCAGTGTCTCGCTGGGCGGCACGCCGATGTTGCCCCGGTCCGTCACTCGGTGCCCCAGCACCTCCAGCCGCTCCTGCAGCCCCGCGTACCGGATCGCGCTCGGCCCCATGTCCACACCCCGGCGCCCCGAGCCGAAGTCCATCAGGGCGCCTACGATCTCCAGATTCATCGCTCCTCGTGCGGTCCGTGTTCTTAGCTGTCGCGCCATCAAATTGGCGGGGCGGCACTCCGCGCGCCAGCGCTTGCACGCTATCCGTTTCGCCGGTGAATGACGGTGGAGCGCCCGCCACGTGGAGCCCTCTGGACCTTCGTTTGATTTACTCTTATAGTAATTGTGTGGAACGATAAGCGTAACTCACAGGAACGCTGAACGTGGAAAAAGAATTCCAAGGCGACACTCTGGGACCACTGGCCAAGGCGCTCCAGGCCCTCGGCGCATTTCTGGAGGCGCAGGGGCACCCAGAATACCTGGTCGTTGTTGGGGGTGTGGCGATGAATCTGCGCGGATTCACCGCCCGCGGGACCTCGGATGTGGACGTGATCGCCCGAGGGGTGCCCGCCGTTGGGGGTGGGGCCGCGGTGCTCTTTACGCCCGAGCCACTGTCGGACGTACTGGAGGCGGGGATCCGGCGCGTCGCGCGAGACTTCGGGTTAGACGCCGATTGGATGAACACCGTCGTGGCGAAGCAATGGCTTGCCGGGATGCCTCCGGGGCTCGCCGAGGATCTGGAGTGGCATCACTTCGGGGGCCTGCACATCGGAGTCCCGGGCCGGGAGGCGATGATCGCGCTGAAGCTGTTTGCGGCCATGGACCGTGGGCCCCGCAGCGTCCACATGCAGGACCTGATAAGGTTGGACCCCGACGCGGACGAGCTCGACCGCGCCGCGGCGTGGGTTGCCTCGCAGGACGCCAGTGATGTCTTCCACGCCCAGATTCCGGAGGCGCTCGAACATGTCCGAAAGCACCAGGGACGCACTCGCTAGCCGGGCGCAGGAGACCGCCCTCAAGGCGGTGTGGGCCCAGTGGGGCGTGCTCAACCCCATGCTCCTTGGGGGCGGCGCGAAGCAGCCGTCGAGCATGCTGGACCCGGAGGCGCTCGTACTCGCCTCTTTGGGTCTCTGGGAGGCGGAGCGCCGCCTGGTGGACGTGCTGGCCTGGTGGGCGCCGCGCGGAGCGACGCTGATGAGCACACGACGGACGGACACGCTGCGGGCCGGCTTCCCCGCGCACGTCGCGGGCCGGCTGGACCAGTTTGGGAGCTGGGCCCACGAGGGCGGCGACCCGCGCTGGAAGGGGAAGGGAACCGGGGAGGTGACGGTACGCGCCGGCAAAGGTCCATCGGAGCTGGGGCTGAACGGTCCCGGAACGCTCCTGCTGCGCCTGCGCGCCGGTTTTGGAGTGAGCGCCAAGCCTGACGTGCTCGCCTTCCTTCTCGCGCTGGACGGAGTGCCCGCCGCCCCGAAGGAGATCGCCCGCGCGGTGGGGTACGCCGGCAAGAACGTGCGTGTGGCGGCCCGTGACCTCGTGCTCGGCGGATTCCTGGACGAGCGGGATTCTTACCCCGTCGAATACGCGGCGCGCCCCGGGTTCGCACGCGGGTTCATCCGCCTCCTCTCGTGGGAGAACTCCCCCGGCGTAGGGGTACCCGCCTGGAACCACTGGGCTGCCGTGTACGCTTTCCTCCTCTCGGTAGCCGCCTGGGGCGAGGCAGACGGCCCCACGAACGGATACGTCCTGAGCTCGCAGGCGCGCGATCTGTTCGAGCGATACAGCTGGGTCTTCCGGAGCGCGGAGCTACGGGTCCCGGACCCGAACCGCTACCCGGGCGAACAATACCTCGGCGCGTTCAGCGATACGCTCGATGCCCTGTCCGCCTGGCTTGCTGGGCGCCCGTAGTCACGAACCACCCGCCCGGTACCAACGCCCCCTCTCCTGATAACGGCGAGGGCGCAGCCCTCTCCCGTTATCGGGAGAGGGGGCAGCGAGGAACGAGCGGGGGTGAGGGCCCCGTCCCCCTACCGCTCCTCCAGCCTCCGCAGCACCATCATCGACCGGCCGGGCATCTCCAGCGACGACTCGGGGGCCTGCTTGCGCCCCTCCTGCTCCGCGGCCGGGCGGCTGGTGTCTACCATCACCTCCCAGTTCGCCGGGGTGGGGGTGCCCGGCAGCGTGAAGGCGGCGGGCTCCGGGGCGCCGTTGAAGAGAAGGAGAAAGGTGTCGTCCACCACCCGCTCCCCCTGCTCGTCCCACTCCATCATCGCGTCGCCGCCCAGCAGGATGCCGAACGCGCGCATGTCGCTGTTCCACTCCTCGTCCTCCATCTCCTGGCCGTCCGGGCGCAGCCAGCGGATGTCCTCCAGCTCCGATCCGCGGATCTTGCGGCCCTGGAAGAAGTGGCGGCGCCGGAAGACCGGGTGCTCGCGCCGCAGGGTGGCCACGCGGCGCGTGAACTCCAGCAGGTCCTGGTTGCGCTCGTCCAGGTCCCAGTGCAGCCACGAGATCTCGTTGTCCTGGCAGTACGCGTTGTTGTTGCCGTTCTGCGTGCGCCCCATCTCGTCGCCGCCGCAGATCATCGGCACGCCCTGCGACAGGAGGAGCGTCGCCAGGAAGTTGCGCTTCTGCTTCTCGCGCTCGGCAAGGATCGCCGGGTCGTCGGTGGGGCCCTCGGCGCCGAAGTTGTAGGAGATGTTGTGGTCGTGGCCGTCGCGGTTCTCCTCGCCGTTGGCCTCGTTGTGCTTCTCGTTGTACGACACCAGGT
This genomic window contains:
- the cphA gene encoding cyanophycin synthetase encodes the protein MPSDPRELADGLRLRGVGALRGRSLWAPGPAAVAEVEEGELAGTTCAAVEGFAERLRAVLPAVEVGDGSAWPEVIARVASVLQAQAGSPPAFCRIAPAAGDDPAVVALGFDEEALGIEALREAAALVRECIRGEAVVVDRVVGDLRELYARTHPGPTGSVLIAEARRRGIPVRRAPGDRVVQLGLGRNLRRLDAAMTDFTSVIATDITSDKHRTKEILERIGLAVPEGEVVTSLDDAVELAEDLGYPVLLKPLDANDGRGISGRLDTEAAVRAAWTIAVAEHPRVIVERFVTGRDHRVVVVAGRVVAVSERVPAHVVGDGTRSIRELAEEENRNPKRNPHDPASPLVPLPLDDLTERFLARTGRTLDSVPDAGEAVQLRGTANISTGGTSIDRTDEIHPRNRALCEFAAAAVGLDIAGVDVLTDDVGVPFDENCAAIIEVNASPGIRMHTDPDVGTPRDVPGAILDMLYPPGSETRIPVIAITGTNGKTTTTRLIAHLFRHTGRRVGFTTTDGVYHQDVLLMEGDLTGPFAANVVLSDPRVDVAVLETARGGILKSGLGFESCDVGVVLNVSADHMGQRGIHTLEQLAEVKAVIPAAVAPGGHTVLNADDPLVLGMRSRTRGDVVLISVSGEAENPAVAEHLASGGAAVTVELEDGRESIVLRLGSERLPVVPVAEVPLTMGGAARFQLENILAATAVAHAQAIPPGKIAEALRAFVPSRAATPGRLNVLPVRGGKVVVDYAHNPAGVRGLIDFVVRMDARRRIGVLSIAGDRRDQDMREIGSIFAALDHVILKENEAYRRGRPVGEAMGILAEGLESGGLPPERYEKVLDETEAVIHALRMIEEGDVVVILAAEPEKVLEQVEGFSG
- a CDS encoding alpha/beta fold hydrolase, with product MFKKQIHQTTRSEGPWDGGRRIVVDFRTTGDPVPAVLLVPRDRTPAPAALLLHGYTSRKEHMSEGVGAALLKRGIASLSIDLPLHGTRNDPVQAQASRNPLALMKIWRQAVSECSLSLRYLAARPEVDGSRLAVAGYSLGSFLAVLLAAQEPSVRALVLAAGGDLPSGTPFAAVARTVADPLRAIRKLDGRPLLMVHGRGDRTIRPDQAERLFAAAQEPKELRWWNAGHILPPDAIGYAATWLAERLGEGEERSLASGE
- a CDS encoding M20/M25/M40 family metallo-hydrolase, with translation MLKKTLVAAALAALVAAPAAAQYDVAAPAPARYDRAATGRATLAHLQNLIRLNTQNPPGNEALTAAYFDSVFRTVPGVETHVLNVAPGRANFVARLRAARATKRPVIVMGHMDVVGADSTKWETNAFVPTIRGAHLYGRGAIDDKGMLAAALVAMQELSRDRGRMTRDVIFLATAAEEGGPNVGIDSVVAHHRELLGGAEFALNEGGRIRVREGTIRTVNIQTTEKVPYNVVATATGTGGHGSIPLPGNALAALARAVTRVHEWKPPVRLIETSRLYFSRLAATERNPEMRAAMQALTAPGATQAQIDQAAATLSREPLHNAVLRAGASLTLLNGGFRSNVIPSEGKATFNVRIVPGDDIRQIVAEMNRVGGEPSVRFAVDGDPLPAPDPSPVATDLYRSMESAARAMAPNAVVLPFMSTGATDGAVLRGAGIPTYGILPMPLAEEDEIRMHGDNERVPVAALGWATEYLYRVLSGVVR
- a CDS encoding M14 family zinc carboxypeptidase; amino-acid sequence: MASLEHPQQTSRMTFDAERDLLHEAYALPALTTRKFTHAELWQILGTLVDEAGCLSREEIGRSAEDRPLYAVRFGSGPLRVLLFSQMHGDEPSHTMGLADLLCYFAREPDDERVRRLAEGLTIAAIPMLNPDGAERFIRTNAQGIDINRDARAWRTPEMRAFKKFHDEFRPDFVLNLHDQDVRKRVGKEGGITALAMLATPGNPDMEDDERRIRAKRLCGAIRRAVEPLAEGRVARFQEEYNPAGSGEYTQRSGAASLLLECGYWPDDAEKQFLRKLSFVAILTALEALADGSYEQVPVEEYESLEENDTSVFDLLVRGGTVVVPGLEPFRADVGANFATPLDVTGGATASVGDLADYTARVVVEAEGCFVHPEPEAMERDDAGRASLEEGLPASYTVRRGADAESDLVAMIREGVLRGADEREPADAV